Proteins encoded by one window of Carassius carassius chromosome 30, fCarCar2.1, whole genome shotgun sequence:
- the zmp:0000000755 gene encoding phosphofurin acidic cluster sorting protein 1 isoform X2, which yields MMAAALERGGLRAAFLNPGSGGGAAPTAVSGAGAVLWGSGGSGAMPVPMNLFATWEIDRSCPSCVPRLCSVTLKRLIVLKELDKDLNSVLIAVKIQGSKRVLRSNEYVLPPSGLMETELELTFSLQYPHFLKRDANRLQIMLQRRKRYKNRTILGYKTLAVGVINMAEVLQHPTDGGQILGLHSNMKDAPARVAEISVFSLSSQPIDHEYSSGQSGAKTKASDRSPDMDNYSEDDDDSYSSGQEGSDDAGHAQDLYDEDDDIRKPKKPRRKMIRSVSLTRQPNFKQKFVALLKRFKVTDEVLDSDPVDQTQEVEEDLDLLYDSLEVFNQSDSGPELEDNESVLSTPKPKLKPFFEGMSHSSSQTEIGSVHSHNQHRDVGSNMAADFLSVEQVETAGSQQQEDSSMDTSGGEVDAEHHGIVMAAVSDVNSSGGKLCKTESQNHSSPSKAESRVPRRARSTSMKDRQNSRAQSERTISVDSECSLDSRFSTQVPRKSVYDQLNQILISDERLPENIILINTVDWQGQYVEEVLQKHTQPIVSTCSTADVQASFNTIVTRIQRFCNCNAQTPPTVKVAVVGDQSYLSTVLRFFVEQLANKTPDWLSYIRFLIIPIGSHPLAKYVSTFDSKFCNMFMDPSWRELFCRSERPITDTVDVAGRIIQYLSGANVSHQFPISEAMLTYRQKRKRSLYFDFYIRYLTSDLYRSISTCDWLSTSSHMSFLSSLRACVCYMNLSDVTHAHRRLKIYGSL from the exons GCTGTGCAGTGTGACGCTGAAGAGGCTGATCGTGTTGAAGGAGCTGGACAAGGATTTGAACTCAGTGCTGATCGCTGTGAAGATTCAG ggctcCAAACGAGTGCTGCGCTCTAACGAGTACGTCCTTCCTCCCAGCGGTCTGATGGAGACGGAGCTGGAGCTCACCTTCTCTCTGCAG TATCCTCACTTCCTGAAGAGAGATGCCAACCGCCTGCAGATAATGCTGCAGAGAAGAAAACGCTACAAAAACAGAACCATTCTGGGCTACAAGACGCTCGCAGTCGGAGTCATCAACATGGCCGAG GTGTTGCAGCATCCTACAGATGGAGGCCAGATTCTGGGTCTCCATAGCAACATGAAGGATGCACCAGCACGCGTGGCTGAGATAAGCGTGTTCTCACTGTCCAGTCAACCCATCGACCACGAGTACAGCAGCGGGCAATCAGGAGCCAAGACCAAAGCCTcag ATCGCTCTCCTGACATGGATAATTACTCAGAGGATGATGATGACAGTTATTCATCAGGGCAGGAGGGCAGTGATGATGCTGGACACGCACAG GATTtgtatgatgaagatgatgacatACGGAAGCCAAAAAAACCCAGACGAAAAATGATTCGATCTGTCTCCTTGACACGA CAACCCAACTTCAAGCAGAAGTTTGTGGCCTTACTGAAGAGATTCAAAGTCACAGATGAG GTTCTGGACTCAGACCCGGTGGATCAGacgcaggaggtggaggaggatcTGGATCTGCTTTATGATAGTCTGGAGGTTTTTAATCAGAGCGACAGCGGCCCAGAGCTGGAGGACAACGAGAGCGTCCTGAGCACCCCTAAACCCAAACTCAA gccgTTTTTTGAGGGCATGTCTCACTCCAGTTCTCAAACAGAGATCGGCAGTGTTCACAGTCACAATCAACACCGAGACGTAGGTTCTAACATG GCTGCTGACTTCCTGTCGGTGGAGCAGGTTGAGACGGCCGGCTCGCAGCAGCAGGAGGACAGCAGTATGGACACCAGCGGCGGG GAGGTGGATGCAGAGCATCATGGGATAGTAATGGCAGCTGTGTCAGATGTGAACAGCTCTGGTGGGAAGCTCTGCAAGACTGAGTCCCAGAACCACAGCAGTCCCAG TAAAGCGGAGAGCAGAGTCCCACGGCGCGCTCGCAGCACATCCATGAAGGACAGACAGAACTCTCGAGCTCAGAGCGAGCGCACCATCAGCGTGGACAGCGAGTGTTCGCTCGACAGCCGCTTCAGCACACAG GTGCCCAGGAAATCAGTGTATGATCAGCTGAATCAGATCCTGATCTCAGACGAGAGACTCCCAGAGAACATCATCCTCATCAACACAGTGGACTGGCagggtcag TACGTGGAGGAGGTCCTGCAGAAACACACTCAGCCCATTGTGTCGACCTGCTCCACCGCTGACGTCCAGGCCTCATTTAACACCATCGTCACACGCATTCAGAGATT CTGTAACTGTAACGCTCAGACTCCGCCCACTGTGAAGGTGGCAGTGGTGGGAGATCAGAGTTATCTCAGTACAGTTCTGCGCTTCTTTGTAGAGCAGCTGGCCAACAAGACGCCTGATTGGCTGAGCTACATCCGCTTCCTCATCATCCCCATCG GTTCACATCCTCTGGCCAAGTACGTGTCGACATTCGACAGTAAGTTCTGCAATATGTTCATGGACCCGTCGTGGAGGGAGCTGTTCTGCCGGTCAGAGCGTCCCATCACAG ACACTGTTGATGTAGCTGGACGGATCATTCAGTATCTGTCTGGAGCAAATGTGTCTCATCAGTTTCCCATATCTGAAGCCATGCTCACCTACAGACAGAAgag GAAGAGGAGTTTGTATTTTGATTTTTACATCAGgtatctgacctctgacctctaccGTTCCATCTCAAcatgtgattggctgtccacctcCAGTCACATGAGCTTCCTGTCATCGCTCAGAGCTTGTGTGTGTTACATGAATCTCTCAGACGTCACACACGCGCATCGACGCCTGAAGATCTACGGATCTTTGTGA
- the zmp:0000000755 gene encoding phosphofurin acidic cluster sorting protein 1 isoform X1, protein MMAAALERGGLRAAFLNPGSGGGAAPTAVSGAGAVLWGSGGSGAMPVPMNLFATWEIDRSCPSCVPRLCSVTLKRLIVLKELDKDLNSVLIAVKIQGSKRVLRSNEYVLPPSGLMETELELTFSLQYPHFLKRDANRLQIMLQRRKRYKNRTILGYKTLAVGVINMAEVLQHPTDGGQILGLHSNMKDAPARVAEISVFSLSSQPIDHEYSSGQSGAKTKASDRSPDMDNYSEDDDDSYSSGQEGSDDAGHAQDLYDEDDDIRKPKKPRRKMIRSVSLTRQPNFKQKFVALLKRFKVTDEVLDSDPVDQTQEVEEDLDLLYDSLEVFNQSDSGPELEDNESVLSTPKPKLKPFFEGMSHSSSQTEIGSVHSHNQHRDVGSNMAADFLSVEQVETAGSQQQEDSSMDTSGGEVDAEHHGIVMAAVSDVNSSGGKLCKTESQNHSSPSKAESRVPRRARSTSMKDRQNSRAQSERTISVDSECSLDSRFSTQVPRKSVYDQLNQILISDERLPENIILINTVDWQGQYVEEVLQKHTQPIVSTCSTADVQASFNTIVTRIQRFCNCNAQTPPTVKVAVVGDQSYLSTVLRFFVEQLANKTPDWLSYIRFLIIPIGSHPLAKYVSTFDSKFCNMFMDPSWRELFCRSERPITDTVDVAGRIIQYLSGANVSHQFPISEAMLTYRQKSPDEDSCQKFVPFIGVVKVGIVEHSLSTSVDSDDAMGGNVGVASSPLPQSATPYGKEMCVTPPPSPSACAVFTGMGSPCTGGELMGLQVDYWTCPSGEKKREGEKRDVGLKNTLKSNFRSLQVSRLPSGGDPSAPHSMAMTVVTKEKNKKVIFLSKKLKEKDVDSKSQVIDGISRLICAAKHQHTMLRVCIDGVEWNEVKFFQLAAQWPTHVKHFPVGVFGCSKPV, encoded by the exons GCTGTGCAGTGTGACGCTGAAGAGGCTGATCGTGTTGAAGGAGCTGGACAAGGATTTGAACTCAGTGCTGATCGCTGTGAAGATTCAG ggctcCAAACGAGTGCTGCGCTCTAACGAGTACGTCCTTCCTCCCAGCGGTCTGATGGAGACGGAGCTGGAGCTCACCTTCTCTCTGCAG TATCCTCACTTCCTGAAGAGAGATGCCAACCGCCTGCAGATAATGCTGCAGAGAAGAAAACGCTACAAAAACAGAACCATTCTGGGCTACAAGACGCTCGCAGTCGGAGTCATCAACATGGCCGAG GTGTTGCAGCATCCTACAGATGGAGGCCAGATTCTGGGTCTCCATAGCAACATGAAGGATGCACCAGCACGCGTGGCTGAGATAAGCGTGTTCTCACTGTCCAGTCAACCCATCGACCACGAGTACAGCAGCGGGCAATCAGGAGCCAAGACCAAAGCCTcag ATCGCTCTCCTGACATGGATAATTACTCAGAGGATGATGATGACAGTTATTCATCAGGGCAGGAGGGCAGTGATGATGCTGGACACGCACAG GATTtgtatgatgaagatgatgacatACGGAAGCCAAAAAAACCCAGACGAAAAATGATTCGATCTGTCTCCTTGACACGA CAACCCAACTTCAAGCAGAAGTTTGTGGCCTTACTGAAGAGATTCAAAGTCACAGATGAG GTTCTGGACTCAGACCCGGTGGATCAGacgcaggaggtggaggaggatcTGGATCTGCTTTATGATAGTCTGGAGGTTTTTAATCAGAGCGACAGCGGCCCAGAGCTGGAGGACAACGAGAGCGTCCTGAGCACCCCTAAACCCAAACTCAA gccgTTTTTTGAGGGCATGTCTCACTCCAGTTCTCAAACAGAGATCGGCAGTGTTCACAGTCACAATCAACACCGAGACGTAGGTTCTAACATG GCTGCTGACTTCCTGTCGGTGGAGCAGGTTGAGACGGCCGGCTCGCAGCAGCAGGAGGACAGCAGTATGGACACCAGCGGCGGG GAGGTGGATGCAGAGCATCATGGGATAGTAATGGCAGCTGTGTCAGATGTGAACAGCTCTGGTGGGAAGCTCTGCAAGACTGAGTCCCAGAACCACAGCAGTCCCAG TAAAGCGGAGAGCAGAGTCCCACGGCGCGCTCGCAGCACATCCATGAAGGACAGACAGAACTCTCGAGCTCAGAGCGAGCGCACCATCAGCGTGGACAGCGAGTGTTCGCTCGACAGCCGCTTCAGCACACAG GTGCCCAGGAAATCAGTGTATGATCAGCTGAATCAGATCCTGATCTCAGACGAGAGACTCCCAGAGAACATCATCCTCATCAACACAGTGGACTGGCagggtcag TACGTGGAGGAGGTCCTGCAGAAACACACTCAGCCCATTGTGTCGACCTGCTCCACCGCTGACGTCCAGGCCTCATTTAACACCATCGTCACACGCATTCAGAGATT CTGTAACTGTAACGCTCAGACTCCGCCCACTGTGAAGGTGGCAGTGGTGGGAGATCAGAGTTATCTCAGTACAGTTCTGCGCTTCTTTGTAGAGCAGCTGGCCAACAAGACGCCTGATTGGCTGAGCTACATCCGCTTCCTCATCATCCCCATCG GTTCACATCCTCTGGCCAAGTACGTGTCGACATTCGACAGTAAGTTCTGCAATATGTTCATGGACCCGTCGTGGAGGGAGCTGTTCTGCCGGTCAGAGCGTCCCATCACAG ACACTGTTGATGTAGCTGGACGGATCATTCAGTATCTGTCTGGAGCAAATGTGTCTCATCAGTTTCCCATATCTGAAGCCATGCTCACCTACAGACAGAAgag tccGGATGAAGATTCGTGCCAAAAATTTGTGCCATTTATCGGG GTGGTGAAGGTGGGGATCGTTGAACACAGTCTGTCCACATCAG TGGATTCTGATGATGCCATGGGCGGGAATGTGGGCGTGGCTTCCTCACCCCTGCCACAGTCAGCCACACCCTATGGGAAGGAGATGTGTGTGACTCCGCCCCCATCGCCCTCGGCCTGTGCGGTTTTCACTGGCATGGG ttctcCGTGCACAGGTGGAGAGCTGATGGGGCTGCAGGTGGACTACTGGACGTGTCCGAGCGGAGAGAAGAAGCGTGAGGGTGAGAAGCGTGACGTGGGTCTGAAGAACACACTGAAGAGTAACTTCCGCTCGCTGCAGGTCAGTCGTCTGCCCAGCGGAGGAGACCCCAGCGCTCCTCACAGCATGGCCATGACCGTCGTCACCAAAGAGAAGAACAAGAAAG TGATTTTTCTCAGTAAGAAGCTGAAGGAGAAGGATGTGGATTCTAAGAGTCAGGTGATCGACGGCATCAGCCGGCTCATCTGTGCGGCCAAACACCAGCACACCATGCTCCGAG tgtGCATCGATGGCGTGGAGTGGAACGAGGTCAAGTTCTTCCAGCTGGCCGCACAGTGGCCGACTCACGTCAAGCACTTCCCCGTCGGCGTGTTCGGCTGCAGCAAACCCGTGTGA